Proteins from a genomic interval of Thermoanaerobacterium thermosaccharolyticum DSM 571:
- a CDS encoding glycosyl hydrolase family 18 protein → MKYLKNFVLLSFLCITLLIFKSTNIYAQPNIKVYIDGQKMNFTQNAVIKNGSTMVPYRDIFEKLGARVDYDVSKQIVTGTRGKESVKLTIGDTNAYINGIKKSLNEAPFIVNGRTMVPLRFISEALGADVNWDESTYTVNISTAPYKCYIVGFYAVRSYPQFERRADDFNEASTYWFDVNQDGSIKLSLPDGYEEVRKIADKSGTKLSAMIMGDRAIVSSILSDNAKRVNLENNIIETALNYNYDGVNIDFEGLEGSDRDNFTLFLEELKAMTDKNNLKLLVSVPPMTTYTTWYQGYDFKAIGSISDSVILMTYDYRNSSTDAGPIAPYWWVDEVINYALNNGIPADKALLGIDFYGYDWIGNTEAQSLTLDEVINKLGGQPYRFDEGSLSPNYIYNKNGVEHTIWFENSDSIDLKLKLARMYRLKGVAFWRIGTITESQLQGFDIWNVINKDITKIQ, encoded by the coding sequence GTGAAATACTTAAAAAATTTTGTCCTACTGTCATTTCTTTGTATAACATTGCTAATCTTTAAATCAACCAATATATATGCACAGCCAAATATAAAAGTTTATATCGATGGACAAAAAATGAACTTTACACAGAATGCTGTTATTAAAAATGGCAGTACAATGGTGCCATATAGGGACATATTCGAAAAACTTGGTGCCAGAGTTGACTATGATGTAAGTAAACAGATTGTAACAGGTACAAGAGGCAAGGAAAGTGTCAAGCTTACTATAGGTGATACTAATGCATACATAAATGGAATCAAAAAGAGTCTTAATGAAGCACCATTTATAGTCAATGGAAGGACAATGGTACCATTAAGGTTTATATCCGAAGCACTTGGTGCGGATGTCAATTGGGATGAAAGTACTTATACTGTAAATATTTCTACAGCTCCATATAAGTGCTACATAGTTGGCTTTTATGCGGTTAGGTCATATCCACAATTTGAAAGGAGAGCCGATGATTTTAATGAAGCATCAACATATTGGTTTGATGTAAATCAAGATGGGAGTATAAAGCTATCATTGCCAGATGGGTATGAAGAAGTGAGAAAAATTGCTGATAAAAGCGGAACAAAACTTTCAGCTATGATAATGGGTGACAGAGCTATAGTAAGTTCTATATTAAGTGATAATGCAAAGCGTGTCAATCTTGAAAACAACATTATCGAAACTGCATTAAATTATAATTATGATGGGGTAAATATAGACTTTGAGGGATTAGAAGGTTCTGATAGAGATAATTTTACATTATTTTTAGAAGAATTGAAAGCAATGACAGATAAAAATAATTTAAAATTATTGGTCTCAGTACCTCCGATGACGACGTACACAACGTGGTATCAAGGATATGATTTTAAAGCTATTGGAAGCATATCTGACAGTGTCATACTTATGACGTATGACTACCGCAATTCATCAACAGACGCCGGTCCTATTGCGCCTTATTGGTGGGTAGATGAAGTAATAAATTATGCATTAAATAATGGTATACCGGCGGATAAAGCTTTGCTGGGAATTGATTTTTATGGGTATGATTGGATTGGTAATACAGAAGCTCAATCGCTTACATTAGACGAGGTAATAAATAAGCTTGGCGGTCAACCTTACAGATTTGATGAAGGTAGCTTGTCGCCAAATTATATATACAATAAAAATGGTGTAGAACATACAATATGGTTTGAAAACAGCGACAGCATAGATTTGAAACTAAAACTTGCAAGAATGTATAGACTTAAAGGTGTGGCTTTCTGGAGGATCGGCACAATTACAGAAAGTCAACTTCAAGGTTTTGATATATGGAATGTTATAAATAAAGATATAACAAAGATTCAATAA